In Ctenopharyngodon idella isolate HZGC_01 chromosome 20, HZGC01, whole genome shotgun sequence, the following proteins share a genomic window:
- the clic5b gene encoding chloride intracellular channel protein 5b isoform X2, protein MGDGQEPDIELFVKAGCDGESIGNCPFSQRLFMILWLKGVVFNVTTVDLKRKPADLHNLAPGTHPPFLTYNGEVKTDINKIEEFLEEVLAPPKYPKLAARNRESNTAGNDIFAKFSAFIKNTKPDANEALEKGLTKALKKLDDYLNSALPDEVDADSMEEEKVSNRKFLDGNDLTLADCNLLPKLHIVKVVAKKYRNYDISSDLTGVWRYLNSAYAQEEFTNTCAADNEIEMAYQDVAKRLKK, encoded by the exons ATGGGAGACGGTCAAGAACCTGATATTGAGTTATTTGTCAAG GCTGGTTGTGATGGCGAGAGCATCGGAAACTGTCCGTTCTCCCAACGCCTCTTCATGATCCTCTGGCTCAAAGGTGTGGTCTTCAACGTCACCACTGTCGACCTCAAGAG gaAACCAGCTGATTTGCACAATTTGGCTCCAGGCACTCACCCTCCTTTCCTGACCTATAACGGTGAGGTGAAGACAGACATTAACAAGATCGAGGAGTTCCTGGAGGAGGTTTTGGCACCACCAAA GTACCCCAAACTTGCAGCCAGGAACAGGGAGTCAAACACAGCTGGGAATGACATATTTGCAAAGTTCTCAGCTTTCATAAAAAACACAAAGCCAGATGCGAATGAAG CTCTGGAGAAGGGTTTGACAAAGGCACTCAAGAAGCTGGACGACTACCTGAACAGTGCCTTGCCTGATGAGGTAGATGCCGACAGCATGGAGGAGGAGAAGGTCTCCAACCGCAAGTTCCTGGACGGGAACGATCTGACTCTGGCAGACTGCAACCTGCTGCCAAAGCTCCACATAGTGAAG GTCGTTGCCAAGAAATATCGTAACTATGACATTTCCAGCGATTTGACAGGAGTGTGGCGTTATCTGAACAGCGCGTATGCACAAGAAGAGTTCACCAACACTTGTGCCGCAGACAACGAGATCGAAATGGCATATCAGGATGTGGCTAAGAGGCTGAAGAAGTAA